Below is a genomic region from Dehalococcoides mccartyi.
TTCCCCGTTATATCCATACCGAACAGATAGCCCAGCAGCATAAAAAATATTATCTGGATTATACAGATAAGGGTCATGCTAAGCGAATACCCCAGTATAAAGTCCACGGAACGGCTGGGTGTGGTCAGCATTCTTGACATAAAGCCTTTTTCTTTATCCCGTACTATTATTCTGGCTGAGGTGGGTATAAGTATGAGCAGCCCGAATACAATAATGCCGGGAGAGATAAAATCTATGTTGGTTATCTTGTTTTCAATATTTACCGGCTGGGCATTTATGCTCAGGGGTATTTCTATTTTGGCAAAGGCGCGGCAAACTGCATTCAGTTGTGAAAGGATTTCACCGGCGGCCTGTATATCACTTTCATCATAGGTCACGTCCAGATATATATTGCCATTTTCACCCGCCCAGAGTTTGCTTATTTCCTCTCCGAAGCCCTCCGGGATTATTACATATGCCCGTATGTCAGAATGTTTCAGCTTGGTCAGGGCTTCGTCAGGGGTGGTTATATAAATAATTTCATAGCTAGGTACTTCTGACAGGGCTTCATCTGCAAATGCAATTGAAACGGGTGTTTGGTCTTTATCCACTAATCCAATCTGGTAGCTGGCACTGCCTTCGCCGGAGAAAGCAAAACCGAAAAGAAGCATGAACATAAGGGGAAAACCCAGCAGGAAACCAAGAGCCATGGGGTCACGGTAGGTTTCCTTGAGGGCGCGGATACCCAGTTCCCAAAATCTCATTGCCGCAGCTCCTTTCCGGTTAGTTTCAGGTAGACATCTTCTAGGCTGGGGTCTTTTATCTGGGCAGAGCGGATAACTGCCCCTGCATTTTGCAGCCGGTTTACAATCTCGTTAAACTCCAGGTGTTCTGCCGAAACTGAAAGTGTTCCGCCTGAGAACTCCACTTTAGGGTAGAACGTTTTTAAATCGGCTACTATTTTCTGGGAAATATTAAAGGCCTGTATCTTCATGGTGGGCTCTTTTATGAGGCTCTGTTTCAGCTCAACCGGTGTCCCCAGTGCTACTATCTTGCCCTGATCCATAATGCCTATGCGGTCTGCCAAATGGTCTGCTTCCTCCATGTAGTGGGTGGTAAGGAGTATAGTTTTCTGCCCCTTCATAGATTTTATATATTCCCACATGGCGTGGCGTACCTGGGGGTCTAAGCCCAGGGTGGGTTCATCTAAAAAGACTACATCCGGGTTGTGGATAAGTGCCATCATTATGCTCAGACGGCGTTTCATGCCGCCGGAAAAAGTATGCACCTGGCTTTTTGCCCGGTCTTCCAACCCCATTATCTCCAGAAAACGGGGTATCCATTCCTTTAGTTTTACAGGGTCTACCCGGTTCAGC
It encodes:
- a CDS encoding daunorubicin resistance protein DrrA family ABC transporter ATP-binding protein; the encoded protein is MAATSKAPPEIPAIETLDLSRSYGQLLAVDKLNLNIRKGELFALLGPNGAGKSTTINMLCCLLKPTSGTARIMGFDINTQSYQVKSTIGSSPQETAISDHLTPVENLELFGRLNRVDPVKLKEWIPRFLEIMGLEDRAKSQVHTFSGGMKRRLSIMMALIHNPDVVFLDEPTLGLDPQVRHAMWEYIKSMKGQKTILLTTHYMEEADHLADRIGIMDQGKIVALGTPVELKQSLIKEPTMKIQAFNISQKIVADLKTFYPKVEFSGGTLSVSAEHLEFNEIVNRLQNAGAVIRSAQIKDPSLEDVYLKLTGKELRQ
- a CDS encoding ABC transporter permease, whose product is MRFWELGIRALKETYRDPMALGFLLGFPLMFMLLFGFAFSGEGSASYQIGLVDKDQTPVSIAFADEALSEVPSYEIIYITTPDEALTKLKHSDIRAYVIIPEGFGEEISKLWAGENGNIYLDVTYDESDIQAAGEILSQLNAVCRAFAKIEIPLSINAQPVNIENKITNIDFISPGIIVFGLLILIPTSARIIVRDKEKGFMSRMLTTPSRSVDFILGYSLSMTLICIIQIIFFMLLGYLFGMDITGNIALAFLIFFLTGLSSIGVGMVIAGFSKSENQSESISWFFSMPLAIISGTWFSIQFMPDVLKWLGYAFPYSHAIEASRLVILRGADFSAVSGEVGILAIWTVAIFALGTIIFGRTMRS